From Fusarium fujikuroi IMI 58289 draft genome, chromosome FFUJ_chr07, a single genomic window includes:
- a CDS encoding related to helicase-like transcription factor protein — translation MLEKPPNKRQHTPYALLDESDLAKRACLEQPSFLDTSRLQEPAWLNPISSSNPSQRNSFSPFELSDTGSSRLSPLGHQPIGNEDAAMLSDNESDQCCFGELLIDFLSLATLSEDLSHVPIELRFSGHVISLHIEGSGNYMGRIESKAIVDLVEDYQVTLATTLECPPVKKKKSTDSFQTPKTLHIVVYGLRKDMNEIGDILEDSELFLQHPTEYDTRLEYLNPQYLLRPGATIPRADSATFQAIAKHHSPEQVMEEKAKSEVHRVFDSASGPSTFTQVQPSSRLRTSLQEHQKKALAMMVEKDLGLLDNTTFPSLWDPVTTSNGRVEYRHAITGRNEVKPAPLCGGILADDMGLGKTLSTLALISWFLDVMDNRSNLTSLLSIPSWQEQITRHIVPDQIRVVLFHGHIRHRLAKSLMEHDVVLTTYGTLQSEWRSKKGDSPLFTQTWARVVLDEAHHIRGRSTQTFRAVTALRTSRRWCLTGTPIQNHLDDYGALLSFIGVPQFISKSVFDFWITKPVVQGTAEGLRRLKLLVSSTCLRRTKDSVSETLNLPDRKVHECVVQLDPEDRELYDFFKGNASHLIANRRVGHSNTAETTGSILPIINTLRLICNHGPRLLPNFALEAWNHRNNPNLDSNLAASKFGLCISCGVEALPNETESEFACSHFLCSKCVDSDERYQLSLDSVLCQSCTKDGDLAVTDKAIEEENYRPSAKIRALIPNLHAEQQGNPPTMGNKPIKSVVFTFWRKMLNLLEIALRGEGFKFARIDGQKSLVERTSALRSFRNDDSCTVMIATIGSIGEGVDLTAANFVHLLEPHWNPMLEEQALDRVHRMGQTRHVIAIRYITNHSIEMLVKEIKERKLDLISSSLGHLAGLVDTQNQCDCRPHF, via the exons CTCCCCTTGGCCATCAACCAATTGGTAACGAGGATGCCGCCATGCTATCGGACAATGAGTCTGATCAGTGCTGTTTTGGAGAG CTTCTAATCGATTTTTTGTCACTGGCCACGTTGAGTGAAGATCTCTCACATGTTCCCATTGAGCTCCGATTCTCAGGCCACGTCATAAGCCTTCATATTGAAGGGTCTGGTAACTATATGGGCCGTATAGAATCCAAGGCTATAGTCGATCTCGTGGAGGACTACCAAGTGACCCTTGCCACCACTTTAGAATGCCCACCtgtcaaaaagaagaagtctacTGATTCATttcaaacaccaaaaacacTCCACATTGTCGTCTACGGGTTGCGAAAGGACATGAACGAAATTGGTGACATCCTGGAAGACTCCGAACTCTTTCTCCAGCATCCCACCGAGTACGACACTCGTTTGGAGTATTTGAACCCTCAGTACCTTCTACGACCCGGCGCAACTATCCCCAGAGCTGATAGTGCGACTTTCCAAGCGATTGCAAAACATCATTCACCTGAACAAGTTATGGAGGAAAAGGCGAAGAGCGAAGTCCATCGGGTGTTTGACTCTGCCAGTGGACCGTCGACTTTTACGCAAGTACAACCAAGTTCCAGGCTAAGAACGAGTCTGCAAGA ACATCAAAAGAAGGCCCTGGCGATGATGGTCGAAAAGGatcttggcttgcttgaTAATACGACATTTCCTTCCTTGTGGGATCCCGTTACCACATCAAATGGCCGCGTAGA GTATCGCCATGCAATCACGGGGCGTAACGAAGTGAAACCCGCACCATTGTGTGGGGGTATCCTTGCCGAT GATATGGGACTTGGAAAGACCTTGAGTACTCTCGCTTTGATCAGTTGGTTCCTGGATGTCATGGACAAT AGATCCAATCTAACCTCCCTTTTATCTATCCCTTCATGGCAGGAGCAGATCACAAG GCACATTGTACCCGATCAGATTCGAGTGGTGCTTTTCCATGGCCATATAAGACACAGATTGGCCAAGTCTCTCATGGAGCACGATGTTGTTCTCACCACTTACGGAACGCTACAATCTGAATGGAGGTCAAAGAAAGGAGATTCTCCTCTGTTCACACAGACATGGGCACGAGTCGTACTTGACGAAG CTCATCATATCCGTGGGCGGTCTACGCAAACTTTCAGGGCCGTCACTGCCTTACGGACCAGTCGAAGATGGTGCCTTACTGGCACGCCCATACAAAACCATCTCGACGACTACGGGGCTTTACTAAGCTTCATCGGAGTCCCACAATTCATCAGTAAATCAGTATTTGACTTCTGGATAACGAAGCCGGTCGTCCAGGGCACTGCTGAAGGACTCAGAAGGCTGAAACTACTTGTTAGTTCCACTTGTCTCCGCAGGACCAAAGACAGTGTGAGTGAAACCCTGAATCTTCCTGATCGCAAGGTACACGAGTGTGTTGTACAGCTGGATCCCGAAGACAGAGAGCTGTATGATTTCTTCAAGGGAAACGCTTCGCACTTGATTGCCAATAGGAGGGTTGGCCACTCAAATACTGCTGAAACTACGGGGAGCATACTTCCGATTATCAACACCCTAAGACTCATCTGCAATCATGGACCGAGGCTCCTCCCGAATTTTGCCCTTGAGGCTTGGAACCATCGAAACAACCCAAATTTGGATTCAAATTTGGCTGCAAGCAAGTTTGGGCTCTGTATTTCTTGCGGCGTGGAAGCATTACCTAACGAGACGGAATCGGAATTCGCCTGTTCTCATTTCCTTTGCTCCAAATGCGTAGATTCAGACGAAAGATATCAACTCTCACTTGATAGCGTTCTCTGTCAAAGCTGTACCAAGGATGGGGACTTAGCGGTTACCGACAAAGCTATAGAAGAGGAAAATTATCGACCATCTGCCAAGATAAGAGCACTCATACCCAATCTTCATGCAGAGCAACAGGGCAACCCTCCCACGATGGGTAATAAACCTATCAAGAG CGTTGTGTTCACATTTTGGAGAAAAATGCTAAACTTGCTTGAAATTGCCCTTCGAGGCGAGGGTTTCAAGTTTGCGCGAATAGATGGCCAAAAGTCTTTGGTGGAAAGGACTTCGGCCCTGAGATCATTTCGTAATGACGACAGCTGCACTGTGATGATTGCCACGATAGGGAGTATTGGCGAAGG GGTAGACCTAACCGCCGCCAACTTCGTCCACCTGCTTGAGCCGCATTGGAACCCAATGCTTGAGGAGCAAGCACTAGACCGAGTACATAGAATGGGTCAAACCAGACATGTCATTGCGATCCGCTACATTACAAATCACTCGATAGAGATG TTGGTCAAGGAGATTAAGGAGAGAAAGCTGGATCTTATAAGCAGCTCCCTGGGTCATCTAGCCGGGCTAGTTGATACACAAAATCAGTGTGACTGTAGGCCTCatttttaa